The Methanosarcina acetivorans C2A genome includes the window ATCACTATAATCGTAACTCTGGAAGGGGGAAATCCAAGAGTACAGAATCGAAAGCGAGGGGATGCCATTGACGAAAGTTGTAGAGATCTCTCCAACCACTAGACATGAAGGCCACTCCAAGCTCACCCTGAAGGTGAATGATCAGGGTATCGTCGAGCGAGGAGACTGGCTCTCTATCACCCCGGTAAGGGGTATTGAGAAACTCGCCATAGGTAAGACGATGGAACAGGTTCCGAAGATTGCATCTCGGGTCTGTGGTATCTGTCCCATCCCCCACACCCTGGCAAGCATCGAGGCTATGGAGGCCTCTATCGGCTGCGAGATCCCCACGGACGTAAAGCTCCTGCGGGTCATTCTCCATGCCGCGAACCGCCTCCACAGCCACGCCCTGCACAATATCCTGATCCTTCCGGACTTTTACATCCCCGGGACGGAGACGAAGATCAACCCGTTTTCCAAGGAGCAGCCTTTAAGGAGCGTTGCGGTGAGAATTTTCCGCATTCGTGAGATTGCACAGACCATTATAGCCGTCGCAGGCGGCGAGGCGATCCACCCCTCCAACCCGAGGGTCGGCGGGATGTACCGCAACGTGAGCCCCCGGGCAAAGCAGAAGATGGCCGACCTGGCAAAGGAAGGCCTCGTCCTTGCCCACGAACAGATGGAGTTCATGCTCGAGGTCATCAGGAACATGCAGAATAGGGGGTTCACCGATGTCGCGGGCAAGGAGATCCCGATTCCCAGAAATCTAGGGTACCACAACCAGGGGGTTATGGCCACAGCCCCTATGTACGGCTCATCCAGTCTGGACGAGAAGCCCATGTGGGACTTTGCCCGGTGGAAAGATACCCGACCATGGGATTGGTACATGGGTGAGGTTACCATCGATCTTGAGGATCCGAGCTACCCGATAGGCGGCACCACGAAGGTCGGCACTAAAGCCAATCCCCGGATGGAGGCCTGCAACACCGTTCCGACCTACGACGGCCAGCCGGTTGAGGTCGGTCCGAGAGCAAGACTCGCTACTTTCAAGAACTTCACCGAGAAGGGCACCTTCGCCCAGCACATCGCCAGGCAGCTGGAGTACCCCAACTGCTTCTACACCATCCTCAAGTGCCTTGACAATCTGGATACTTCGGGAAAGGTCCTCGCCGACCACATCCCTCAGGGAGACGGGTCCATGGGCTGGGCTGCAAACGAGGCCCCGCGCGGGACCGATGTCCACATCGCACGGGTGAAGGACGGGCGGGTGCTGTGGTATGAGATGCTTGTACCCACAACCTGGAACCTCCCGACCTGTAGCCGCGCTCTGACGGGAGCGCCCTGGCAGATCGCCGAGATGGTTGTCCGGGCCTATGACCCGTGCGTTGCGTGCGCAACCCACATGATCGTAACGGACGAGGAGAACAGGATAGTTGCCAAGAAGCTCCTCCAGTGGTGAAGGGAAATGGATTCGCTGTACTCCGAGATCGTGGTGGCAGGCTGTGGCACCCCGCTCTATGCGGACGATGGGTTCGGACCCGCAGTCGTGGAGAGTCTCAAGGGACTTGAGCTTCCCGAGAACGTCACGGTCGTTGACGCAGGGCTCGGAGGTCCCCATTTTGTCTTTACCCTCCTCAATCCCGAGTCCACGAAGACTCTTATCATCGTGGACATTGCGGACTTCGGAGGGGAACCCGGCGAACTCAGGTGGCTTGCCGTTGACGAGCTCCCCGTCGGGAGCTACCGGGACGCCCACTCCTGGGATCTGGCCGAGCCACTCCAGTACATTAAGGATGATATCCGGATCCGGGTCCTTGCATGCCAGAAGAAGTACGTTTCTACCCCTGAGATGGTCATCGGGATTACAGATGAGGTGCAGAGAGCCATTCCGGACGCTGTATCCGAGATACTGAAGGAAATCGGGATGAATTATGGAACTGCTTAAGAAGGTGGAAGCTACAAAGGAGGCGAAACCAGTGGCAAACAAGATCAAGCTCGGGCATGTACACTTTAGCGGCTGTACCGGCTGCCTTGTGTCCGTGGCCGATATCTACCAGGGACTTCTCAAAATCCTGGACGACTACGCCGACCTCGTCTACGCCCTCACGCTTGTCGACGTCCGACATATCCCGGAGATGGACGTGGCGCTTGTCGAGGGGTCGGTCTGCATCCAGGACCGTGAATCGGTGGAGGATATCAAGGAGACGCGGAAGAAGTCCAGGATCGTGGTGGCTCTCGGCTCCTGTGCGACCTACGGGAACATCACCCGGTTCTGCCGCGGAGGGCAGCACAACCAGCCCCAGCATGAGTCCTTCCTCCCTATCGGGGATCTCATCGACGTGGATGTCTACATCCCCGGATGCCCTCCAAGCCCGGAGCTAATAAGGAACGTCACTGTCATGGCGTACCTGTTCCTGGAAGGGAATGAGGAACAGAAGGCCCTTGCAGGCAGGTACTTAAAGCCCCTCATGGCCCTTGCGAAGCGTGGCACAACCGGATGCTTCTGCGACCTGATGAACGACGTGATCAACCAGGGCCTCTGCATAGGCTGTGGCACCTGCGCTGCATCCTGTCCCGTGCGGGCGATCACCCACGAGTTCGGGAAGCCGCAGGGTGACCTTAACCTCTGCGTCAAGTGCGGGTCCTGCTATGGCGCCTGCCCGAGGTCGTTTTTCAACTTCGACGTGATTCCTGAATTCGAGAGCATCAGCGAGCTAATCGCAGACGCGCTTAGGTGAGGTGAGAAAGATGGTTTCGGATCCGTATCTCGGAAAATACACAACCTGCATCTCGGCACGGAGCACGGACAGGGAGATCCTGAAGAAGGCACAGGACGGCGGCATCGCCACCACTCTCATGGTCTATGCCCTCGAAGAGGGGATAATCGACGGGGTCATTGTGGCAGGTGAGGGCGACCTGCCCTGGAAGCCCAGGCCATTCGTCGCGATGAGCCGCAAGGATATCCTCAAGGCACAGAAGGCTAAGTACAACATCAGCCCCCAGATCTCCTGGATCAAAGAGGCGACCCGGTCCTTCGGCCTCGACAAGGTCGGGGTCACCGGCGTCTGCTGCCAGATACAGGCTGTCAGGAAGGCCCAGCTATATCCTATCAACATGCGGGATGTCCCCGGCAAGATCGCGTTCGTAGTAGGGCTCTTCTGCATGGAGAACTTCCTGTACGATTCCATACAGGCCATTGTCGAGGACCACACGAACCAGAGCCTCAGCTCCGTAAAGAAGATGAGGATCGGGAAGGGTAAGTTCCAGGTCTACACCGAGCGTGGGAACGTAGCCACCGCGCCGCTCCAAGCGACCCATAAATACGGGCAGCCCGGCTGCTACGTCTGCCTCGATTATGTCTCAAACCTCGGCGACATCTCAACCGGCTCGGTCGGAAGCCCCGACGGCTGGTCCACGGTCTTCGTCCGCACCAGGGTGGGGAATGACATCTGGTCCAAAGCAGTCGACGCAGGCCTTTTTGAGACTAAGCCCATCGAGGAGGTCAAACCCGGCCTGGAGCTCGTCATGAAGCTTGCGAAGATAAAGCTCGACGGGAACCGGAAGACACTCGAGGAACGCAGGAATTTCGGTGTTAATAAGGCGTTAAGGGATCCTTACGCCTGAATTTATCTTTTTTTCGTCATAGAAATTATTCGGCGTTATTGCACCAAAAAAAGAGATGGGAGGTTCTCATCCTCAAATTCTGATTTCCAACTCTGTAACTTATCTATCGAGCTATAGCGGCTGAGAGATGCCGAATCTATGGGAGTGGAGTCTCTTCAAATATTGTACTTGGGAATTAAAGAATAGAATTTCAGTGTCAATAATTCCTATGCAACACAAACTCATAATCATACCTAAAAAGTACTAGGAACCATTTTTCACATATAAAAATAATAATGTGAATCAAGTTCTGAGAATTTTTGTGCCTCAGTTTCACTCATTACTTGACCAACTTTCCTTGAGACTGATATAGTAACAGGCATTCTTGAGTACACAAAAGTATTGTTCCAGTCTAATTTAGTAAATGATAATATTTCCTTGCATACTTGAACCAATGAAGTGTCTAAATTGAAAGGCCTTATCTCCAAGGCTCTTGGAATTGAAAAACCAGGATAAGTGTTTAAAGAAGGGACAAAGCCTGTTGAAAATAAGAAACCCGATGTATCATCTTCAAGTGACAGTAATGTTCCTCTCAAAATAGGATATCGGCCTTGGGTGAATAGTTTTAAACTTGACTCTAGTATCGTAATAAAATCCTTTTGAGGAACATTTTTTGTGGCTTCACGAAAGCCTTCTAACTCATCATTCCAGAAGTTAGAACTTTTATGAACTACGACCCTGTTTGGATTTTGTCGTCTTATTGATCTGTAATGTTCCAAAACGTAATTCATTAAATTGTAGGCGTCATCTTTAGATAAATGGGGACTTTTAGGATGCTTCATATTAGTCCAATTAAAAGAGTCTCCTCTTAATACAAAACTTTCTCCTGTATCTAAAAAAATTTGAGCTAAGCTAGCCCTTCTAGTTTCTTTACCCTTCTCATTAAAAAAAGAAATACCAACATAGCATGTGTTTTCCTCTAAGTGCGTAAGTTTCCAAGGATGTCCTTTTTGGCATTTGTATAACATACCAACTACAAGATTCCAAGCAACTATGCATCTCTCTTGTGTTCCGTCTAACAAAAGTGTTTCTGGTCTAACGATTTGAGATGGGATCTTTTGTTGCATGGCCAGTAGCTTAATTCTATTGCGAAAATCATCAATCCCAACTTTAATCAAAGGTTTATCTGTTTCTGAGCATTCACAAATAGTATAAAATTCTTGTGGAAAACTGATTAAAATTATGTCAGGAGGAGTTTCTTTTTCATAAATTAGTTTTAATTTTCTTTTTATTAGGTTCAAAGCCGCTTCTGAAGAAGAATTTGCTGCTTGTAGTTTATCTAAATCAGTAGGCTCTATTATTGATTCCCATTCTGGATTAAAAACAAACCTGAATTTTAACTTTGAATTCGAATTCAAACCTGGAAATGGTATTTTCCAAGGTTTTATTTCTCCTAAAGGTAATATTTTATACTGAAGGGTTTCAAATAACTCCTTTGTCAGAGCAATAGATTTGGAAGAACCAATAATTCCTACTTTAAATTCTCTAAAATCATTATTTTTACTACCTGAGAAGCGGGGACCATATTTTGTTAGCCCAATGCACGGATTTAAAGATGTTCCTCCACTATTAAACAACAGCTTTGGCTCTTTAATGTAATCTACTTTAAACCCTTTCATTTCATTCCTCGAAATAATCAGTCAACTTTGGATAATAATTGTCTTCGTAGTCAAAATTCTCATCGAATATTTCTCCACTCTCCACTTTGCAGGGCATCTCAAATATCATTCTCTCAAAAGTAAATTGATTTTTATAATTAAACTGGTTAAAATCAAGTATATTTGAATTGGAAATCTGTAAACCTATAGCCTTCAATAAAAAGTACATTTTACTTTTCTCAGGATCATTAAACGCTTTTGTGGGAGGGAACTTATAATTCAGCCTTTTTGCGTGTTCACCAGTTATTATATTTTTCCCGTCAGTACTAAATAATCTATAGTTGTCAAATAGTACAAAAAAATGTCCATTAAGTACCATCGTCCTGAATTTCAAAGCCCTATGAACAATGAAATTTATGGAGCCGTCTTCTTTGAAATAAATTCTTGATAAGTACCTTAACTTTTCATTTTCAACTTTAATTTTTGATATTGCACAATCAAAGTCTGTATGTGGTTTATACAAACTTTTTCCAAAGAGACGAAAACCTTGCTCTGAAGCTTTTTGAATTATTTGAGTTCGAATCAGTTGGGATATCAAGCTATTCTTATCGGTAGACTCAAGCCCTATGTCACAAAAGTTAATTTTCCGGTAAGAGTTAATTTCACAATAGTCTGACAACAAATTTTCGGGAATTTCTCTAATTGAATATAAAATTCCTTTGAATGGAACATGAAATTTCGAGGAATTATTTCCCCAATATGAGTTTAAATCAACTTGAGACTTCAGCTCTGCTAAACAAATAGATTCTGGGAATGATTTCACTAAATAGCAGTTACTATCCAACTTCTCGGGTTGAAAGACTAAATTCTCAGTTTCTTCTAAGTAGTCTGCTCCAGAATCATAAACATTATCTTCTCTAATTTGCTCGATTTTTTGGAATAATTTAACATAACTCGCTTGATAGACTTTTGTGGAATTGATAAATTTTATAAAGGATCCATAATTTGAATCTTGTAATTCTGTGACCCTTTTAATCTTATCGTAAAAATGGCGCAGTTCTTCCTCAGATTGAATTGACAAATCGAATATTTTTTTCCATTTGTTTATATTAGCTACCTCTCTAACAAATATAAACAGATTGAATTCTTCTTTTAAACTGCTCATGAAATATTTAGCGAATTCCTTTAGAAAATCTGTATCGCTTAAACTCAGTTTTGTCTCTTTGACTTCTACAACTGTTCTTTTATATCCATCAAGTTTTGGATTTCTAAATACTTTATCTGAGAAAATACCCTCAATATTTGAGTCGTGTTCCAAGTGATAACCTTGCAAGTTTAGGAATTCGATTATTTTCTTCCCATATTCTTTACTATTTTGTGTTGTAGCTTCGCGCTCTCCTTCCAAATTTATAAACGGCATTCTGCTCCCTTCATAACTTTTTAGGAGAAATCATTGAGTTAATTAGGTAATATAATTATAATCATGAAATGTAAGCACTTCACTAACATCAAAAATTCATAATATTATAAAGACAACTCTAATATTTATAATGGTAGTAATTGTATTCGAAAACATTTTTGCTAACAAAAAGTAATGTTTTGCTATCGTAGGCGCAGCGTCAAGATGTAAAAGGTAAAGTTATAATCATAAGGTTCCTTGGTGCTTATTAACCTAATTATGAGGATAAATACTGCTAATATTGTACCATCTGTAACGCGTTTTATGAATCTACTGATTCTACTTCGCTTTTTTTGCCCGTTTCCGCCCGATATCTTCTCCTTTCGCGAGCATGCGGGCGTGGAGGGAAGTTTTAAGATGAGTCTAAAAAAGCTTATTTTAAGCAGATTGTTAAAGCTGAGAAAGTAAAAGCATGAGTAACTTTATCAGTTTTTCAATTGTCATAATATAAATGCTATAATTGCTATAGTAACTATTATGTCAGAAACTACAACTATACAGATATCTAAAGACACCCGTGATGAGTTAAAAGCCATTGGGAAAATGGGGGATGACTACAATACAGTTATACGAAAATTGATCCATGAACACAACTGCAATAAACTTATAGAAGAAGGCGATAGGCTCATAAGAGAACATCGTGATGAGTTCGTGAGCATCGATGAGCTTTAAAGTTCTGATCCACCCTAAGGTCTTCGAAAAGGTTCCTGTAGATCGTAGGGATCAAATAAAAGATGCCCTTCAAGAACTAAAAGACCCCTTGCCAGGGGGAAACAAAAAAGAAGTAAAAGGAAGTCACAAAACTGTCTATCGGCTTCGTATAGGCGATTTTCGTATTTTATACGAAATTGATTTTGAACGAAGCGAGGTTCTTGTTTTTAATATAATAACGGCTGAACAGGCGCATAAGAAGTACAACCGTTTTAAATAATCCCTAAACGTTTTTTTCTCACGATTGAAAAGAGGCAGAAAAGTGTGAGAGTCAGAACGTCGAAGACATAATAAAGATACATCCGAAGAGGCGAGGGCTCACTTCATCCTCATCATGTGCACTCTTCTTGGGATCCTGGCTGTTTTCTCCTCTTCGGGCTACTGGGTTACTCTCTTCCTCTCTCCCTCTCTTCCTCTCTTCCTGGACTATATGAACCTCTCATGGCTTCTCCTTATCTTTTTTTGCCAGCATCTGCCCGATATCTTCTCCTTTCGTTAGCATACGGGCGTGGAGGGAAGTTTCAGATTAATTGAATTTACTCAAATCAAGCTTGAAAACGCTATTGGAAATATGTCTTAGTAAATCGGAGGAAAATTTAAGCTTCCGGTTAAATAAGGTTATACGGAATTAAGACTAATTGATATTTATGGGATCAACAGCAGAAATCGAGAAGAGACTTATCGAACTCGATAAGGAAATTCATTCCATCCTCAACATGGTTAGAAAAAAAGAAGGAAAAAGCTCAAAGGAAATTGTAGAATCGGCCTGTGGGGCATGGGGTTACGATGTAGAGAGTGAAGAGTTTGTTGACCAGCTGAGGAAATCTTCACGTCTGGATTGGGTAGAATGAAATTTTTTGTAGACACATCGATATTTGTTGACTGTCTTCGAAAAGAGGTCATTCCGTCTTCCAAAAGCTTTCTGGAACGTATCGGAGATGAATATTCAGGTTATACGTCATCAATTACCGTCGCCGAACTGAGTGTTGGCGCTCACCTTTCAAGATCCCAGGATGCCCTTGAAAAAACACTTGAACTACTTAATATTGTAGAAGTAATAGATCTTGATTCGAGAATAGCAATAGATGCAGGGAAAATTTATGCTGATCTCATCAGAAGCGGAAAGAGAATTGAGTTGAATGACTGCCTGATTGCAGCAACAGCCCTTTCTCTAGGCATAAATAGAGAATAGTAACCAGAAACAAAAAACATTTCATTCGAATAGAAGATATTGAAGCAGTAACTCCTGAAGAGACTTGGATTTAATCTTGATCCAACCAATTGAAAACTTGATTTCAAAACCCCTACTATTTTCTATTCTTCGATTTTCTTTCGAGTTCATGCTAAACAATACCGAATACAACTGGTAATTTAGACATTGGAGACTTCCACGAGGGTCAGGTAAGGTTTGGATACTTGTTGCGAAAGGTCTTCAGTCCCAAAGCTCTCAATGTACAGCTCTATAGCTTCTTTAATATTTTCTTCGGTTTCTTCAAGGGTTTCACCCTGAGAAGTCACATTGAGTTCAGGACATCTTGCAATAAAAAAGTCATCTTCTTTTGTTATAGCTACGAGAAATTGTCTCATGGTCTACTCCAAGTCTGGTTTTCACATGTTTTTCTTCAAATATTTGTTGCGATTCTATTTTATATTGGCGTAGAAACTGTCCAGTCAGGTAGTGTGCTTAGTTTACAAAACTTGCTTTATACCATTAATTTTAGAGAGATTGAAACTCAATTTATTTTTGTGTGTAGGTTTTACCATAAAATCTGTGCATATTCATGGTTGAGTTTTTAGGTTCTGTCCTTCTTTTTTGACAGTGGGACCGTCCGGTATCTGCTCACTTCGTGGGCATGCGGGCGTGGGGGGACGTTTTAAAATGAATTTTTAAAAAAAATTGAAAACTCTTTCATAATCAACAAGGTGCTGCTTGATCCCTACACCTAAAACTCTCCTATTTTTCACCGTTGAAATTATTAGCGTTATCTACACGAACATGGGGTGGAGTAGAGTTCATCCCGGGATGATGAATCTTAAAGCAAAATAATTTTAGGATTGAACAATCTGTCTCTTGTAATAAATTATTGAGAATGATGGCTTAAAAGTTATGAAAGAATAATGAACAGTAATTTGGAGAGAGATAAGACGAAAAAAAACATATGGTTCGTGATTGCCTCGTTGAGTTATATTATAGCAATTGGTTTTATTATTGCATATTTTATCGGTGGATACTTTCCCTATATAGTTATAGCTGTGATGTGGGCGTGTATAGGAAGTCTGGATATACAGTACTTCTCTAATTTTCATTTCCTCATAAACGAGGCTGTTCGATACCTTTATATGTGATAAAATCTGCCTCCGTATGTCTTTTCCGCCATATAAATCTGGATATGCCCCTAAAATTGAATTAAAGGCAAAAGAATGTATTGATGCCGTATTAAGACCTCTCAATGACCATGTAACCATAAAGATCAATGGTTCCCTTACAAGTGAAGACGTTTTTCGTACTGTTGTAAGTATGGCAGTCAACAGGAATTCTGTTCATTCAGTCTCAACACAGTATCAGGATGTTGCTTGTGAAACCTCTCTTCGATACCACCTTAAGAAACTGGATATGGATGAACTGATCAAATCGAATGAAAAGATTCTCCTTCAAGAACTAATAGAAACCCTAAAAACAGGTAAAAGCTACGAATTCGCTGTCGATTATACCAATGATCCCTATTACGGGAAAAAAGATTCATCTAACGAGAAATATGTAATAGGTGGACAGGCTAAAAAGTCAACAAACTCATTTTACTCGTATGTCTCCCTTTATATCATTAACAAAACTGAGAGGTTTACCTTATCAGTTCTTCCTGTCGAAAAGAAAAAGACAAAGGTTGAATATCTCTCCCATTTCATTGATCTCATCAAAAGACTGGACTTTAAAATTAAAATTCTCTGCCTGGATAGAGAGTTTTGTACTATTGACGTTTTTAAATTTTTGCAAAGTAAGCAGATTCCACACATCGTTCCGGTTATTAAAAAAGGAGAGCGGATGAAGAAACTACTTAAGGGAAATAAGGCGCGTAATGAACAATATGTTATGGGGAACTCTAAGAAAAATATTCTTTTGGACATTGTAATTGACGTCAAGTATCTGAAAGGCAAAAGAGGAAAAAAGGGACGTAAGAACCTTGGTTTTGTGGTTTTTGGAGTCAAATGGTCTCCAAGAAAGGTCAGTACGGTTTACAGAAGAAGATTTGCTATTGAATCGTCGTACAGGATGAGAAATGTAGTTAAACCAAAGACCTCATCCAAAAACGCCAGTATCAGGTACTTTTATGCACTGATATCTTTCCTGTTAAAAAACGTATGGCTATTTCTTCAGAAAAAGCATTTTACGATTGTCAAAAGAGGCCCTCAGGTAATAGATGAGGACAAGTTCAGATTTAGAATGTTTGTAGTTCTAATTGAGGAATGGTTGAAAAGAAAGTTGAGAGTTAGGTTAATGGTGGAGTGTTTGAGGTAAATGAAGGTGAGTGAAAGGTGGAGGAGAGATTTTTAGCGAAGTACTGATATAGTACTTGGTATACTTAGCAGGAGAAAAGAAAAATGAACGATGAAAGCGAGACAGGACTAAATAGTCGCTCCAGGGCAGTGTAGCTTTGGTTGAAACTCCATAGATGCTGCGACTTCAGTCGTGGGAGCTGTCGCTTCTGAAGCATTCCTGGATAAAATCCATATTGACATTACTTTCGGATAATAGCCCAGCAATCAACCCTTGAGATTTGAATGAGATTGAGATATTCAAATAAGAAATTTGGGAACTGGATAGATATTTATTACCTGCAAGCTCATTTTAATACTCTTTAAGGCTCTTTTTATAATATATTTAAAATAATGTCCATGGATAGTTAGAATATCACCCGTTTGTAAGGCGGGATCATTTACTCTTTCCTATCCCTCGCCGTCAGGCGGAATGCTAGTTTTTTCTAATACTAGCAAAAACACTAAAGTTTGCCACGGCGCCAGCTAATTTTCAAAGCTAATTAGCAAAAGCTTAATGCTATATTATATTTACAACTTATTATAATTATCGTAGTCGTAAATACGAAAATCAGTATAGAACTATAAATCAGTATAGAACTATAAATCAGTATAGAACTATAAATCAGTATAGAACTATAATCAGTATAGAACTATAATACGAACGCATAACGATGAGGCGCTGAGCAAGGATATATCCCTTACAGTAGGTTTTAATCTTTCTAATGAAAACGCATTTATGCAAAATCCGTAATCAGCGTCTGCCCCTTATTCCTTTCCCTTAGTCTTGAAACCCCTACATCCACAAGCCTTATTTTTTGACTTCCGATAAACTCAGAAAGTAGCTGCATATCTGTCCTCCTAATTACGAAGATATCTGAAGTCCAGACCGGGATAGTCTTTGAGCGTGTATGTAGAGAAATCATTATAACGAACTTTTATTTTACAGCTTTAGGGAGAGCTTTCATATATCCGTGTATGACAGAATAAACAAATGTTTTTGCAATAAAAATTTAATTTCAAGACCCCCTCTAAGCTGGTTTACGATAACAGTTTATTATTAATATACTCAGAGTTATGAATAAATACGGAAAGATAGATTCAAATATAGATACAATACTTGCATTCTTAATAATAAAAATAGTATGGGTAAACCAGAAAGTATTACACCACGATTCGGCATAGACATTGTAAAACCATGAACTGTTATACATATTATACAGATTATAAAAAAATAGCGGGATAAATAAAGCAAAAAACAATTTTAAGTAACTCGATTTACTCATACGGTGTCTTTCTTTTCTTGTCATCCTACAGTATAAATATAAAATAAATAATACAAATAATGCTACAATAACAATGTAAACAACCGGTATCCCGTATAATGCTACAGTATGACTCGTTGTTACAGCATGACTCGTAACTTCTATTTCTCCTGTACCAGAACCAATGATTGCACTTTCATTGTCCACGCTTCCTTATATGTTTTGAAAAGTTAAAAGATTTTTTGTTTCACCCAGCACCCTTAGACTTGATAAACCTTATTTTATCTCCAGTGGAAAAGTGAGATTTAGAAATCCGTAATCATCGTCTGTCTCTGATCCCTCTCCCTCAGTCTTGAAACCGTCAGTTGAGCTGATAGCTATCGAATATGTTCGCAGCAGTAACCATCTTATTGCCTGGTTGAGGATCTAATCAATCCTATTACATGCTCTTTTATTGGAGACAGTACGAATCGGAAAACAATAGAAATCATCAAAGAGACGAATAGTCAGACTAAACATCAAGTACTGCATTATAAGAGGTAATGGGGGATTATGATAATGGCAGCCAATGAAAAAGAAATGAGGATTAAGATAGTCAAAGACGGACCGTATCGGGTTACAGGTGGAGTGCCGCTTTTGGAACAGGTAATTGTTACCGATGACGCCGGCCACACCAGGGAATTAATTGATATAAAGGAATACCCCCGGCGGGAATCCTATATTTTATGCCGCTGTGGCTCATCCGAAAACAAGCCCTTCTGTGATGGGACCCACAGCAAGATCGGTTTTGACGGTAGCGAAACAGCCAGCAGAAAGCCTTACATGGAAAAAGCGGAAACGGTTGAAGGTCCTGATCTAAAGCTCACCGATGCCCCCGAGCTCTGTGATCATTCCCGTTTCTGCCAGCGGTCTGGCGGAATAAGGGATCTTATACAAAAATCAGATGACCCGGAAGCCAGACAAACCGCCATAGAGGAAGCCATGATCTGCCCGTCGGGACGGCTGGTCCTGTGGGACAAGAAGACAGGCAAACCCTTTGAAAAAGAATTTGAACCATCTATTGTACTGGTTCACGACAAACAAAAAAATTGTGAAGGCCCCCTCTGGGTTCGAGGTGGTATCCCCATTGAATCTGCAGATGGCAGCATGTACGAA containing:
- the frhG gene encoding coenzyme F420 hydrogenase subunit gamma, coding for MELLKKVEATKEAKPVANKIKLGHVHFSGCTGCLVSVADIYQGLLKILDDYADLVYALTLVDVRHIPEMDVALVEGSVCIQDRESVEDIKETRKKSRIVVALGSCATYGNITRFCRGGQHNQPQHESFLPIGDLIDVDVYIPGCPPSPELIRNVTVMAYLFLEGNEEQKALAGRYLKPLMALAKRGTTGCFCDLMNDVINQGLCIGCGTCAASCPVRAITHEFGKPQGDLNLCVKCGSCYGACPRSFFNFDVIPEFESISELIADALR
- a CDS encoding type II toxin-antitoxin system VapC family toxin; its protein translation is MKFFVDTSIFVDCLRKEVIPSSKSFLERIGDEYSGYTSSITVAELSVGAHLSRSQDALEKTLELLNIVEVIDLDSRIAIDAGKIYADLIRSGKRIELNDCLIAATALSLGINRE
- a CDS encoding type II toxin-antitoxin system RelE family toxin; translated protein: MSFKVLIHPKVFEKVPVDRRDQIKDALQELKDPLPGGNKKEVKGSHKTVYRLRIGDFRILYEIDFERSEVLVFNIITAEQAHKKYNRFK
- the frhB gene encoding coenzyme F420 hydrogenase subunit beta — its product is MVSDPYLGKYTTCISARSTDREILKKAQDGGIATTLMVYALEEGIIDGVIVAGEGDLPWKPRPFVAMSRKDILKAQKAKYNISPQISWIKEATRSFGLDKVGVTGVCCQIQAVRKAQLYPINMRDVPGKIAFVVGLFCMENFLYDSIQAIVEDHTNQSLSSVKKMRIGKGKFQVYTERGNVATAPLQATHKYGQPGCYVCLDYVSNLGDISTGSVGSPDGWSTVFVRTRVGNDIWSKAVDAGLFETKPIEEVKPGLELVMKLAKIKLDGNRKTLEERRNFGVNKALRDPYA
- the frhD gene encoding coenzyme F420-reducing hydrogenase, FrhD protein: MDSLYSEIVVAGCGTPLYADDGFGPAVVESLKGLELPENVTVVDAGLGGPHFVFTLLNPESTKTLIIVDIADFGGEPGELRWLAVDELPVGSYRDAHSWDLAEPLQYIKDDIRIRVLACQKKYVSTPEMVIGITDEVQRAIPDAVSEILKEIGMNYGTA
- a CDS encoding type II toxin-antitoxin system HicB family antitoxin, which encodes MRQFLVAITKEDDFFIARCPELNVTSQGETLEETEENIKEAIELYIESFGTEDLSQQVSKPYLTLVEVSNV
- the frhA gene encoding coenzyme F420 hydrogenase subunit alpha, whose amino-acid sequence is MPLTKVVEISPTTRHEGHSKLTLKVNDQGIVERGDWLSITPVRGIEKLAIGKTMEQVPKIASRVCGICPIPHTLASIEAMEASIGCEIPTDVKLLRVILHAANRLHSHALHNILILPDFYIPGTETKINPFSKEQPLRSVAVRIFRIREIAQTIIAVAGGEAIHPSNPRVGGMYRNVSPRAKQKMADLAKEGLVLAHEQMEFMLEVIRNMQNRGFTDVAGKEIPIPRNLGYHNQGVMATAPMYGSSSLDEKPMWDFARWKDTRPWDWYMGEVTIDLEDPSYPIGGTTKVGTKANPRMEACNTVPTYDGQPVEVGPRARLATFKNFTEKGTFAQHIARQLEYPNCFYTILKCLDNLDTSGKVLADHIPQGDGSMGWAANEAPRGTDVHIARVKDGRVLWYEMLVPTTWNLPTCSRALTGAPWQIAEMVVRAYDPCVACATHMIVTDEENRIVAKKLLQW
- a CDS encoding argonaute/piwi family protein yields the protein MKGFKVDYIKEPKLLFNSGGTSLNPCIGLTKYGPRFSGSKNNDFREFKVGIIGSSKSIALTKELFETLQYKILPLGEIKPWKIPFPGLNSNSKLKFRFVFNPEWESIIEPTDLDKLQAANSSSEAALNLIKRKLKLIYEKETPPDIILISFPQEFYTICECSETDKPLIKVGIDDFRNRIKLLAMQQKIPSQIVRPETLLLDGTQERCIVAWNLVVGMLYKCQKGHPWKLTHLEENTCYVGISFFNEKGKETRRASLAQIFLDTGESFVLRGDSFNWTNMKHPKSPHLSKDDAYNLMNYVLEHYRSIRRQNPNRVVVHKSSNFWNDELEGFREATKNVPQKDFITILESSLKLFTQGRYPILRGTLLSLEDDTSGFLFSTGFVPSLNTYPGFSIPRALEIRPFNLDTSLVQVCKEILSFTKLDWNNTFVYSRMPVTISVSRKVGQVMSETEAQKFSELDSHYYFYM